In Persicimonas caeni, a single window of DNA contains:
- a CDS encoding HEAT repeat domain-containing protein: protein MPKIQLVTNVAEYGLFRSFAKSRGRLVAASAVALGATYAAGLWAADYMFETSSSVVLNMLIITAMMMLLLVASYLVTVLIGDLFFPGPWREQVILGRTPADGKVTVEDHSAEFMIVLLLAVVANAFVINWAADGFLDRYHTEGFFRVRLRAEAPAERLAALEDIADPMNYEIWELPALKQTVVAAFDDPNAEVRQRAYWTAGLMKIIGAQDKLIDVLEGEASAADKHAAAIALGKIDDPQTSLEPLETLARDADAPDAQVGALRGLGLLANEASVEAILPLTESEHDQVMTHAHWALRKIGSKKARAHIRKIIDSEPTGLERCAAYDTMKLVATEEDVMWARRQFQRTQSGEEAGEGDCEHVIWTDYDNEQYYIVLGDSFREKLIKIVANTDAFKHREWFQRLVNDPAEPWRIREVADEVLRQIKEAEQ from the coding sequence ATGCCCAAAATCCAACTCGTCACTAACGTCGCCGAATACGGACTGTTTCGCAGCTTCGCCAAGTCGCGCGGGCGCTTGGTGGCCGCCAGCGCGGTGGCGCTGGGCGCCACCTACGCCGCCGGGCTGTGGGCGGCCGACTATATGTTCGAGACGAGCTCCTCGGTGGTGCTCAACATGCTCATCATCACCGCGATGATGATGCTGCTTCTCGTCGCCTCGTATCTTGTGACGGTGCTCATCGGCGATTTATTCTTTCCGGGGCCCTGGCGCGAGCAGGTGATCTTGGGGCGCACGCCGGCCGACGGCAAGGTGACCGTCGAGGACCACAGCGCCGAGTTCATGATTGTGCTGCTCCTGGCGGTGGTCGCCAACGCCTTCGTGATCAACTGGGCGGCCGACGGCTTTTTGGACCGCTACCACACCGAGGGCTTTTTCCGGGTGCGCTTGCGCGCTGAGGCCCCCGCGGAGCGTCTGGCCGCGCTCGAAGACATCGCCGACCCGATGAACTACGAGATCTGGGAGCTCCCGGCCCTCAAGCAAACCGTGGTCGCCGCCTTCGACGATCCGAACGCCGAGGTGCGCCAGCGCGCCTACTGGACCGCGGGGCTGATGAAGATCATCGGCGCCCAGGACAAGCTCATCGACGTGCTCGAAGGCGAGGCGAGTGCGGCGGACAAGCACGCCGCCGCGATCGCACTCGGTAAGATCGACGACCCGCAGACCTCGCTCGAGCCGCTCGAGACCCTCGCGCGCGACGCCGACGCCCCCGACGCCCAGGTCGGCGCGCTTCGCGGGCTGGGCCTGCTCGCCAACGAGGCCTCCGTCGAGGCGATCCTTCCGTTGACCGAATCGGAGCATGACCAGGTCATGACTCATGCCCACTGGGCGTTGCGCAAGATCGGCTCGAAAAAGGCGCGCGCGCATATCCGAAAGATCATCGACTCGGAGCCCACCGGCCTGGAGCGCTGCGCGGCTTATGACACGATGAAGCTGGTCGCCACCGAAGAGGACGTGATGTGGGCGCGTCGCCAATTCCAACGCACCCAGAGCGGTGAGGAGGCCGGCGAAGGCGATTGCGAGCACGTCATCTGGACCGACTACGACAACGAGCAGTACTACATCGTGCTGGGCGACAGCTTCCGCGAAAAGCTCATCAAGATCGTGGCCAACACCGACGCCTTCAAACATCGGGAGTGGTTCCAGCGCCTGGTCAACGACCCGGCCGAGCCGTGGCGCATCCGCGAGGTCGCCGACGAAGTGCTCCGCCAGATCAAAGAGGCCGAGCAGTGA
- a CDS encoding DNA gyrase inhibitor YacG: MARKPKCPICREEVELLADNEFFPFCSKRCKMEDLGKWLNEEYRMPLGPDSTERSLSSTEEPDSGSGRG, from the coding sequence ATGGCTCGAAAACCCAAATGCCCCATCTGTCGAGAAGAGGTCGAACTTTTGGCCGACAACGAGTTCTTCCCGTTTTGCTCCAAGCGCTGCAAAATGGAGGACCTGGGCAAGTGGCTCAACGAAGAATACCGCATGCCCCTGGGCCCTGACTCCACCGAGCGTAGCCTGTCGTCGACCGAAGAACCCGACTCGGGCTCGGGTCGGGGTTGA
- a CDS encoding PEGA domain-containing protein, which produces MKTRARTSIYAAMVALLVLATSLPALAGEEDQQGEEKINAAWEFARANRLASAGAVTRSIPHYEKVLMAAPEQYPQAHFNLAEVYRFKKNCRKAVLLYNAYLTFEQGEQNRADAMKGISKCSADEKTGTLSVEIEPTADSEIRIEGYVLGKSGVDKAVLLAGKYAIEARATDHVSRQQEVEIEEGESEEVSFSLDKKLFHGTVRVNVSQEGATIKLEPKELDSPKAKSEVITLTSPMDKPQKLATGKYFLEVTKSGYDRWIRNIYIKRDEQTGVDVNMSKALPEAIRTDN; this is translated from the coding sequence ATGAAGACACGAGCGCGCACAAGCATCTACGCAGCCATGGTAGCCCTGTTGGTCCTGGCGACGAGCCTGCCTGCGCTGGCTGGTGAGGAGGACCAACAAGGCGAAGAGAAGATCAACGCTGCCTGGGAGTTTGCCCGAGCCAACCGCCTGGCCTCAGCCGGCGCGGTCACCCGGTCGATTCCGCACTACGAAAAAGTGCTGATGGCCGCTCCCGAGCAGTATCCGCAGGCGCACTTCAACTTGGCCGAGGTCTACCGATTCAAGAAGAATTGCCGCAAGGCAGTGCTCCTGTACAACGCCTACCTGACCTTCGAGCAAGGCGAACAGAACCGCGCCGACGCGATGAAAGGCATCTCGAAGTGCTCGGCCGACGAAAAGACCGGCACGCTGTCGGTCGAGATCGAGCCCACCGCGGATTCGGAGATTCGCATCGAGGGCTATGTGCTCGGCAAGAGCGGGGTGGACAAGGCGGTGTTGCTCGCCGGCAAGTACGCCATCGAGGCGCGGGCGACCGACCACGTCTCCAGGCAACAAGAGGTCGAAATCGAAGAGGGAGAGAGCGAGGAGGTCAGCTTTTCACTCGACAAAAAGCTGTTTCACGGCACGGTACGCGTCAATGTGTCCCAGGAGGGCGCGACCATCAAACTGGAGCCCAAAGAGCTCGATTCGCCCAAGGCCAAGTCCGAGGTGATCACGCTGACCTCTCCGATGGACAAGCCCCAAAAGCTCGCCACGGGCAAGTACTTTTTGGAGGTGACCAAATCGGGCTACGACCGCTGGATTCGCAACATCTACATCAAGCGCGACGAGCAGACGGGGGTCGACGTCAACATGTCCAAGGCGCTGCCCGAAGCGATCCGGACCGACAACTGA